The DNA segment AACCTTTTCTAACAGTTTCAACTTCAGGTAACTCAGGCAAATTTTTAAATTTTTTCTAATTCAACTTCAGCAAAGTTATTTGTCACGTTTCCACCGTCAGTTCCACTTATTCCATAGAAATTAACTCTATCAAATTTAACAGTCACATTATACTTAATCCCTGATTTATCTATAGAAGCCACCTTCCCTGTATCGTTATACCAGTAAGATTCCTTTCTTTTAATACGAACAAAATCCCCTCTTGCAATTGTCATAAATTTGAATTTCACTAATAAGACAATACCTCAAAAGGTATATCCAATGAAAAATTATTCACACATATTAATCAAAACGATTAGCAGAAATCATTTATTAAATTTTTTTCAAATTCTTCTTTAGCAGGTATCCATCCTCTCCATTTTCTTCCAGGAATTCTTACGTCTAAATCTTTTGTTTCACACTTAATGGAGATAATTACCTTTTTATTATTTTGATTTAGAGCGTTCAAAATTTTTCTACCATTTAGTTCTTCTAATTCATTTTGTTGAGTTGTTATAGGTCCATAGTTTTTTTTCTTTTTACTTATCAATTGATCAATCTCTTCTTCTTTGTAAGAAGCTTTAACTTTCTTACTAATAATATTCTTTTTTCTTAAAAATAATTTTGAACTAACCTGTAATGAATCTGGATTTTTGAGATTATTAATTTCAATTAGGTCTTTAAAGTTTAAACCATATTTAGCAGAGATTTCTGTAAGACTCTCCCCTTCTTGGACAATATGATAACTATTGTCTAAACCATCATTATGTTTAATTTCCTGACTAGGATCAGAAATTTTTAAATTTTGCCCTACATATATATAATTTTCATCTTTTAAATTATTTAATTTAATAATTAAATCTTTTTTTAATGAATAAAACTTTGAGATGCTAGTAATAGTATCGCCCACTTGGACAATATGAATTTTGTTAAAGTCTGATATTTCAGTTTTAGTTGATTCTGCATTCGTAGCATTTTCTATTTGATTATTTGATGAATCTATTATTTCTTCAGCCTTTATGAAATTAGGATTGAAAAAATTAATAATGCAGGCAAATAAAATAAATGTTGATTTCATTAATTTATCTATTTTCTTAAAGATAATGTGTGTATTTAAAACCGCTAGACTTTTGAAACCAAATTAATTAATTCAAATCTTGAAAATAAATTTTATAATTTTCATCACATTCTCATAAGGGGGATATCTCAAATCTAGATCAAATAAAAAGCCTTTATAAGTAATGGATTTTTGATTTGAAAAATTCTTAAATCCCTCCTCTCCATGAAATTTACCCATTCCACTTTTTCCCACTCCTCCAAATGGCAAATTTGGAATCAGTACCGGCAACATAACATCGTTAATACAAACGGTCCCAGAACTTGTAACTTTTGAAATATGATCATGAATTTTTTTATTTCCTCCAAAAATATATATTGCTAAAGGTTTTGAAGCTTGATTAATTTTTTTTAATGCCGATTCCTTAGTTTCAATCCCAATAACTGGAAGAAGGGAACTAAATAATTCTTTTTGAAAAATATTTTTATCTTGTAATTTTACTTTTAAAATTGTGGGTGATATTTTCATTCTTTTTTTGCTAGAGGTTCCTCCGAATAAAATAAGTTTCTCTTTTTTAAATCTCTTGAGAAGTTCTGAAGTTTTGGAAAATTGATTTTTTTGTAATTTTGATAAGTTTTTCGAGATTAATGGATTTTCGCCATAAAAAATAGTGATAAATTTCTTTAACTCCTCAACTAATTGTGTTTCAATTTCTTTTTCCACAAATATATGATTGGGGGCCATACATGATTGCCCTGAATTGAAAAATTTACCCCATACAATTCTTTTTGCTGCAATTTCTAAATTTGCATTTTTGAAAATAATTACTGGATTTGTTCCACTAAGTTCAAGTGTTAAGGGAGTTAAGTTTCTTGATGCTGATTTCATAATAGATTTTCCCGTTTCAGTACTTCCTGTGAAAAAAATATGATCGAAATTTTGTTCTACCAGTTTTATTGACTCTTTATAATCTCCTTCAATTGTTAATAAAGTATCTTTTTGGAAATATTTATCAGTTAATTTTTTGATTAGTGTAGATATAGTGGAACATTTTTCTGATGGTTTTATTACAGCAGTATTTCCTGCAGAAAAAATATTTACGAGAGGCTTTAAAAGATATAACAAGGGATAATTATATGGTCCTAATATAAGGACGCAACCAAGAGGTTCGTAGATTACTTTTGAGAATGATGGAAAAAGATATATTGGAGTTTTCACCTTTTTAGGTCGAATCCATGATTTAAGATTCTTCTTTGTCAATGAAATTTCTTCTTCAATCAAGAGAATTTCTGAAAGAGCTTCAATTTCTGATTTCCCGAGATCAAGGTAAAGAGCTTTAATGATTTCTTTTTTATTTTCATCTAAAAGTTGGGCAACCTTACTGATCTGCTGGATCCTCCAACTTATACTTTCTGTTTGACCTGTAATTACTTTATTTTTTAATGCATTAAGATTTGATTTATACGATTTATCTAAAATATTCATCTAGAAAAAATTTTATATATTTGTTAATATATCAGATCGATAATATTAAATATCGATAAATTATTTAAATAAAAAAAGGGTTTCTTTTGTTGTTTAATAATAATATTATTAAATCATTTTTTATTTTGAGAAATATAAAAAAAGAAGCACAATTTATTATTCCTTCTTGTTTATGTTTTTTATTATTTATCGTAGTTAATTTAACTCACTTTTATTTGGTCTCAGATCTTTCCTATTGGTCGAGTTACATTATTAATCAACCTTATCGGATATTAAGTTATAGTTTTGTGCATAAAGATATTAATCATTTATTATCTAATTTATTTGGCATAATTGTAGTTAGATATTGTTTTATAAATCTGAAATTGAAGAATATATTTCTTTTTCTTTATCTAATTATTTTATTAATACCAATTCAGACTTTTTTATTATTTATGATGGATAGTTTTTTATTTTATGAAAGAAATCGAGCGTTAGTTGGTTTTAGTGGAATTATATTTGGTACAGTTTCCTTCATATTGCTATCTTCTCTTTATGGGAAACAATACATTTTTAATATTTTTATTGGTTTGAATAAGAATAATGAAATTTATAGGTTAACGACTGTTTTTTTATCTTTAGGGGTTGTTTATTCTTTTTTGCCAAGCATTAGCTTATCTGGACATATCGCAGGAATATTGAGTGGCTTCATAATTTTTATTTTTTGATGCCAAAATATATTATTACTAAGCATTTATTCAATTAACGTCCTCAAAATCTTAAAAGTCTTATTTTATTAAGCTAATATATTTCTAATGAATAAAAATTTTTCAATCAGATTAATATCTAATAATGAGATTCAGAAAGTTACTGATTGGGCTAAGCTAGAAGGATTTGCTCCTGGATTTGATGACATATCAATTTATAAAAATACCGATAAAAAAGGGATATGGGTTGGATGCCTTGATAATGATCCCATAGGTTCTATTGCTTGTGTTAAATATAATTCTTCATATGGATTTATAGGATTATTCATCGTAAAAAAAGAATTCCGTAATATGGGTTATGGAGTGAGATTATGGAAACATGCATTAGATTATTTGAAAAATGTTGATTGTATTGGTTTAGAAGCAGCTCCAAACAGATTAGATGATTATCAAAAGTGGGGGTTTAAAAAATCCTCCATAACAAATAGATGGAAATCAGAGGGTATTCAAGATTTACCAAATGGCAAATTTTATAAAGATGAAAATAATGCTTTTAAGGTTGTCCCAGGTAATCAGATTTCGCCAGAAGCTGTTTTGATATATGACTCTCAGAGAGAACCTAGTCCTAGACCACATTTCTTGAACGATTGGCTGAAGAATTCTTTTGGAAATGTTAGCGCTCTTGTTGATAATAATGGAATGTGCCATGGCTTTGGAAGGATAAGACCCTGCATTCTTCAAGATAATAATCAAGGATGGCGAATTGGACCTCTTCTTGCTGATACTCCTCCTTTAGCAGAATTACTTATTAGAAAATTAGTTAGGAATCTAGAGGCTCAAATCTTGTTAGATTGTTCAAGTCTTAATCCTTATGCAAATTACCTTTTATCTAGTATGGGGTTTAAAGAAATCTCACAAACTTATAGAATGTATAAAGGCATTCAGCCTTCATGTCCAATGAACCAGGTATATGGGCTTGCTTGTTTAGAGCTAGGCTAGTCATTTCTCCAATACAGAACATTTTTCTCTTATTTCTATTTATCTTTTCATAACTAGAAACTTTATAGAGTTATTTCTTGATTCGCTTTTGGGAAGGTTAATGCTCAGCTTTTTTTAATATTCTTTCTACAGTATCTGCGTTGATTATTTTGATCTCTCCATTATCAATATCGGCGACTTGAAACAGGGTCCATGAATTTGGATTTCTTGCTCCTCCTATACAGTTAATCACTTGCCCAATCCAATAATTATTCTGGCCGTTTTGGACATTCTCTAGAGTGTTATCATTTCTAACCATGACATAATCACCAGGGTTGACGAAAAGAAATTCATAAACTTCGGAAGATACCATAATGCAAAGACTTGTTAGTACAAATATACTACAGAACTCATGCCTCTGGTCTTGCCTTGGAGGGGATAGCTATCTTCTTAATCATGAAAAAATAAAAAAAGGGGAATCTTTTTGAATTTAGGATTAATTTTTAGCTATGACAAATATTTGTATGTATAGATGATGATTAGATTAAAAATTTTTGACTGAGAATTAAATTAACTGATTTTTAAAAAATTCAAATAGTTTTTATTTTATCAAGGACATTATCATGGTTGGAGACTAGTTTTGTAAATAATAAAAAGCTGACCTACCAATAGTAATTAATCCTTTACTTTTTTAAATTTAACTTTCTCTCGAAAGTTTTATTGAATCTTGTATAAATTAGGAATGAATTATAAAAAGGCAAATATTTCTAGAGAAATAATTTTAAATGAGTCACTCAACTACATAAAGTTTGAGCAAAAAGGTATTAATTAAACATCGTAATTAATTAAAGCCAACCTTCTTTCATTTTTAAATATAATTGCTCTGTTTCCGCGGCATAACCATTAAGATCTTGGTATGATTTTTGCTGCTGTTGTGGTTGTGGGGTGGAATCTCTTTCTTGAGTTTGAACTTCGCTCATTAGTCCAATAAATTAATGTGTTTATTCTCTCATATTTAAAGGTTTTTTTGTTTGGCTGAATTCTTAAATTTTATTTAAATTTTATTTATCTATATTTACGCAGATATTACTTAGCAGCAGTTGTTTTGGAGTATAGAAATTGAACCTCCCAATATACTATTCCAAGAAAAATTGCACTTGCAAGAAGAATTTCAGAGATTGTAAGCATGGCTTTATCTACGCTAATTTAATTTTCATATCAATTTATATAGAAGGCAATAGGTACTACTTACATTTTAATTTCATATAAATCTTATTTAGTTAAATAAATAATTAAATAATATAAGATTAAAAATAAATTCAAAATTCTTTCGTGGAAAATTCCATAAACATATCTATCTTGATCCCTTTAATACCAATGGGTATGTCTTTATTCATATTAATTCTGTTATTAAGTTTTAATAGAACGATGAATAGACTTACTAAACCAGTGAGTGCTCTATTGATCTTTTCTTTATTGAGTTCTGCTTTGATTAGTTCATTCCTCTATTTAAAAAAAATTGAGGGCGAAGTCTTTTTGTCTAATTATCTAAAACTCTTTGAAAATTCAAATTTAGTACTTCACCTAAATTCTTTAACTGAAAAAATCGTAATATTTTTTACAGTAATAATGGCAATAGTGATTGGATTTCTCTTTTACAAATTGCCAAGGCAAAAAGGTTATGTCTCAATGATTGTAGGAATTATCTTGATTTCTTCATCGGTAATTTTTGCATTAATGTTTTTGGACTTTTCAGTTTTAATTTAGGATTGAGTTATCACCGCAGAGGCTCCAGTAAGTTCTTCAACGTGATTAACTCATCTTGTGCAATTCCTTTTATCCTTTGATCATCAGGGTGTGTTTTTAAGAATTTTGTATAAGTATTTAATGAATCCTCTTCGATCTTGATGTTTACTTCATAAGCATTTGTTGGAGAACAGAAATAATAAATAATCATGATCCAATAATAGATTAAGTACAAGATGCCTCGTTAAAAAATAATCGATCCAAAACTTGTCTCCTTCCCTTCTCTCCATTTCTTTAAGGTGCTACGTTTCATTAATGTCTTGGTAAAAATGTTCTTTCATTAAAAACATTTTGATTCCATTTCTTATTCCAAGTGATTCTTTGAAATGAAGAACAGAAACAAAAGCAAAATAAGGAGAACTTGCAATAACTTCTAATACCCAAAATCTCTTTAAGTGCTTGTCATAATAAACAAGTCAAGAATTTTAAAGGTATTATTTACTATTAATCAATTCAAATACTTCATAATGAGCCCCTTTTTTATAGATATAATTACCTAAACATTAGATATCTCAACTTTTAACTGATAATTAATATTGTTAAAGGTTAAGCAAATTTACAATTAGGTATTGAAAAAAAATTTTTTTAATGCATATTTTATATAGTTAATTTGTTTAAATGACTTCAACTGAAAAGATTGCCAATGCAAAAAAAAGAATTAATGAGTTAGAGAGACTTATTAAATATTGGGATGATTCAGAAGAGAAAAATATCAAGAAAATCGGTTTTAAAGTTAATAATGAAAAAATAGCTGCTTAATTCTGTCGAGATTGAAATTATCTTTATTAGTTTTTATATCTTTAGTACATTATTTACTTTTTAAATATTCATATCATTCGTTTTTGATAATTTAGAGCATTTAAACCTATTTTCAAAATTCAAAATTACAAATAATCTTATTAGTTATTAGGTTTTCTATGAATACATTTTCTAACAAATACTTGTTTCCTATAAAGTTACTTCCTTGGCTATTTTGGGGAATTATCTCAGTTGTTAGTGTTTATTTATTCTCTAATGCATGGATAAATTAGAGATTGAATGGTTGCTTAGCTCCTTTTAATCCAATCAGGTGAGCCTCCAAACCAGTGAGGAATTTCATCTTTATTTGGATTGAAATGATTCTCTCCATCTAAACCATCGATGCCAAGCGATTGAATAAGTTCATTAATACTGCCTTTGCTCTGTGCTCCATATCTTCTGATACTAGTTGCTTTTTTTAACCAAAGAGATATTGTCGAATTTTTTTTTGCATATTGTTCAACGTATATTCTCTCTTTTAATGTCACTTCTTCATTTAAAGAAATTCTCCTAACTATTTCTTGAATTTTTAACCTTTTTAATTTACTTAAAAGCATTAGATGATAAATAACTTAATTTCTGAAGGATTCTATTTAAAAGTATATTGATTTTAATAGATTTCAACTTTTAAAAGTTTTTCAGGAGTATTTGGTTGTGAATTGTTCAAATAAGAGGTTAATTACCTTTCTTCATAGCAAGAAATATAAAAAATTTTATTAGGACGTGCGCTTTCAGAAACCCTAACTTGCGAAAATAGTATTCATGTACTAGTATTAGTACATAAATACTATTGAAATGAAAATTCTTTCCTCTTCCCCCTACGCTGCATTTGATCCGAAAGAGTGGAACTCGTTGTCAAAAGCTAATCGCAGTTTCTCTAACACTCCAATAAAAATTAAAAAAAAGTTTTTTAGTACCTTTAACAAGGAAAAATCTTCTAAAAATCCGCAATTAAATAAAGACCTCCCTAAACAAATACAACTTGCTTTTACTTGACTAAAAGTTTAACTAATATTCAGTTTTCTGAAAAATATTTTAAGAATCCCTATTCTTTGTTAGATTAATATAAATACAAAAGGTTTTAATTTGTCTGTAGATCGTGAACTTTTGAAAGAAGTTACCCAAGAACTTTGGAATACCGTTAAAAAACTAAGGCCTGAAATTGATAGGGAAACACGCCTTCAATTGGTTTTAAAAGCCTTATTAACTATTGGTGATTTACCAGATCAACTGCAAGCAGCAATGGTAGTAGGAGTTTGCGCCGAAATGGATAAAAGTGATAACAAAAATGTTGATGGTAATTCCAGCATCAAAGAAGATAATAGTTCTTCCTCCGTTGATACTTCTACTGGAAGAAAAGTTTTTAGAAGAAGTTCAGCAAAATAAAAGCTTCTTCTATAAAGTTAACCTTTAACTTTTTTTGATTCTTCTTTTGATAATTTTAGAAATAGAAAATATGAAATTACTAATAAAAGTGGTACAAAGATAGAATGTAAGGTCATCATCAGCTCTGTTTGACTCATTCCTATTAAATTTGAATCTTTTGGTAGCTGCTCTGACCATGTACCAGCTAAATGCCAAGCTTGAGGAATAGATAAGAAAAACATATAAAAGCTATAAGTAAAAATTATATTCAAATAAAGAATATCATCCTCAAAAAAAATTTCTTTTTTTCTTCTTATTTCTTAACTAA comes from the Prochlorococcus marinus str. MIT 9515 genome and includes:
- a CDS encoding photosystem I reaction center subunit IV is translated as MTIARGDFVRIKRKESYWYNDTGKVASIDKSGIKYNVTVKFDRVNFYGISGTDGGNVTNNFAEVELEKI
- a CDS encoding LysM peptidoglycan-binding domain-containing protein, which produces MKSTFILFACIINFFNPNFIKAEEIIDSSNNQIENATNAESTKTEISDFNKIHIVQVGDTITSISKFYSLKKDLIIKLNNLKDENYIYVGQNLKISDPSQEIKHNDGLDNSYHIVQEGESLTEISAKYGLNFKDLIEINNLKNPDSLQVSSKLFLRKKNIISKKVKASYKEEEIDQLISKKKKNYGPITTQQNELEELNGRKILNALNQNNKKVIISIKCETKDLDVRIPGRKWRGWIPAKEEFEKNLINDFC
- a CDS encoding aldehyde dehydrogenase family protein, producing MNILDKSYKSNLNALKNKVITGQTESISWRIQQISKVAQLLDENKKEIIKALYLDLGKSEIEALSEILLIEEEISLTKKNLKSWIRPKKVKTPIYLFPSFSKVIYEPLGCVLILGPYNYPLLYLLKPLVNIFSAGNTAVIKPSEKCSTISTLIKKLTDKYFQKDTLLTIEGDYKESIKLVEQNFDHIFFTGSTETGKSIMKSASRNLTPLTLELSGTNPVIIFKNANLEIAAKRIVWGKFFNSGQSCMAPNHIFVEKEIETQLVEELKKFITIFYGENPLISKNLSKLQKNQFSKTSELLKRFKKEKLILFGGTSSKKRMKISPTILKVKLQDKNIFQKELFSSLLPVIGIETKESALKKINQASKPLAIYIFGGNKKIHDHISKVTSSGTVCINDVMLPVLIPNLPFGGVGKSGMGKFHGEEGFKNFSNQKSITYKGFLFDLDLRYPPYENVMKIIKFIFKI
- a CDS encoding rhomboid family intramembrane serine protease, encoding MVSDLSYWSSYIINQPYRILSYSFVHKDINHLLSNLFGIIVVRYCFINLKLKNIFLFLYLIILLIPIQTFLLFMMDSFLFYERNRALVGFSGIIFGTVSFILLSSLYGKQYIFNIFIGLNKNNEIYRLTTVFLSLGVVYSFLPSISLSGHIAGILSGFIIFIF
- a CDS encoding GNAT family N-acetyltransferase; its protein translation is MNKNFSIRLISNNEIQKVTDWAKLEGFAPGFDDISIYKNTDKKGIWVGCLDNDPIGSIACVKYNSSYGFIGLFIVKKEFRNMGYGVRLWKHALDYLKNVDCIGLEAAPNRLDDYQKWGFKKSSITNRWKSEGIQDLPNGKFYKDENNAFKVVPGNQISPEAVLIYDSQREPSPRPHFLNDWLKNSFGNVSALVDNNGMCHGFGRIRPCILQDNNQGWRIGPLLADTPPLAELLIRKLVRNLEAQILLDCSSLNPYANYLLSSMGFKEISQTYRMYKGIQPSCPMNQVYGLACLELG
- a CDS encoding DUF3104 domain-containing protein — its product is MVSSEVYEFLFVNPGDYVMVRNDNTLENVQNGQNNYWIGQVINCIGGARNPNSWTLFQVADIDNGEIKIINADTVERILKKAEH
- a CDS encoding NADH-quinone oxidoreductase, translated to MNRLTKPVSALLIFSLLSSALISSFLYLKKIEGEVFLSNYLKLFENSNLVLHLNSLTEKIVIFFTVIMAIVIGFLFYKLPRQKGYVSMIVGIILISSSVIFALMFLDFSVLI
- a CDS encoding TIGR03894 family protein; translation: MSVDRELLKEVTQELWNTVKKLRPEIDRETRLQLVLKALLTIGDLPDQLQAAMVVGVCAEMDKSDNKNVDGNSSIKEDNSSSSVDTSTGRKVFRRSSAK